The proteins below are encoded in one region of Ascochyta rabiei chromosome 9, complete sequence:
- a CDS encoding Protein phosphatase PP2A regulatory subunit B: protein MSEVANSTSPVQDGAANANGAEVNTQVPAAQGEAPTPTAQQAHQNSASLYVGELDPSVTEAMLFELFSSIGQVASIRVCRDAVTRRSLGYAYVNYNSSEDGEKALEELNYTVIKGKPCRIMWSQRDPALRKTGQGNVFIKNLDHAIDNKALHDTFAAFGNILSCKVAQDEMGNSKGYGFVHYETAEAANNAIKHVNGMLLNEKKVFVGHHIPKKERMSKFEEMKANFTNIYVKNIDLDVTDDEFRELFEKHGDITSASIARDDQGKSRGFGFVNYIKHEAASAAVDALNDTDFKGQKLYVGRAQKKHEREEELRKQYEAARLEKQSKYQGVNLYIKNLGDEVDDEKLREMFTPFGTITSAKVMRDAVPAEGAKADSDSEEKRSETEEKTEEKTEEKAEEKKEEETEEKKDDSSDEKKDDSTKAGDKVTIKGEKKILGKSKGFGFVCFSNPDEATKAVTDMNQRMFDGKPLYVALAQRKDVRKNQLEATIQARNQLRMQQQQQQQFGGMPQMFVAPGQPMMFPPGGRGQMPFPAGMPGQQGGRGGFPGGLPQQGGRGGPNAQQMPPMYMPPGMAPGGFPAPYMTPQYMQLAAQAQQAMGGRGGRGAGPLPGMPGMPQGQMAPAMRGGQGFPQQGGRGGPNGRPGQGPQAGFPQGRPAGIDMNVLNAAPPGQQKQMLGEALYPKIHEMQPELAGKITGMLLEMDNSELINLTSDESALRAKVDEAMSVYDEYVKNKDGEGEKEAPKEETKEETKA from the exons ATGTCTGAAGTCGCCAACTCCACCTCCCCCGTCCAGGACGGTgccgccaacgccaacggcGCCGAGGTCAACACCCAGGTCCCCGCCGCCCAGGGCGAGGCCCCCACGCCTACCGCCCAGCAGGCTCACCAGAACTCCGCCTCCCTCTATGTTGGTGAGCTCGACCCCTCGGTCACCGAGGCCATGCTCTTCGAGCTGTTCTCCTCCATCGGCCAGGTCGCCTCGATCCGTGTCTGCCGTGACGCCGTCACTCGTCGCTCGCTCGGCTACGCCTATGTTAACTACAACAGCTCTGAGGATGGCGAGAAGGCCCTCGAAGAGCTGAACTACACCGTTATCAAAGGCAAGCCTTGCCGTATCATGTGGTCCCAGCGCGACCCCGCTCTGCGCAAGACTGGCCAGGGCAACGTCTTCATCAAGAACCTTGACCACGCCATCGACAACAAGGCTCTTCACGACACCTTTGCCGCTTTCGGTAACATCCTGTCCTGCAAGGTCGCTCAGGACGAGATGGGCAACTCCAAGGGCTACGGATTCGTTCACTACGAGACCGCCGAGGCTGCCAACAACGCTATCAAGCACGTTAACGGCATGCTTCTGAACGAGAAGAAGGTCTTTGTTGGTCACCACATCCCCAAGAAGGAGCGCATGAGCAAGTTTGAGGAGATGAAGGCCAACTTCACCAACATCTACGTCAAGAACATTGACCTTGATGTTACCGACGACGAGTTCCGTGAGCTCTTCGAGAAGCACGGAGATATCACCTCCGCGTCCATCGCAAGGGACGACCAGGGCAAGAGCCGTGGCTTCGGTTTCGTCAACTACATCAAGCACGAGGCCGCCTCCGCTGCCGTCGATGCGTTGAACGACACCGACTTCAAGGGTCAGAAGCTGTACGTCGGCCGCGCCCAGAAGAAGCACGAGCGCGAGGAGGAGCTCCGCAAGCAGTACGAGGCTGCCCGTCTTGAGAAGCAGTCCAAGTACCAGGGTGTCAACCTCTACATCAAGAACCTCGGCGACGAGGTCGATGATGAGAAGCTCCGTGAGATGTTCACTCCCTTCGGAACCATCACTTCCGCTAAGGTCATGCGCGATGCCGTCCCTGCTGAGGGCGCCAAGGCTGACTCTGACTCTGAGGAGAAGAGGTCTGAGACCGAGGAGAAGACCGAGGAGAAGACCGAAGAGAAGGccgaagagaagaaggaggaggagactgaggagaagaaggacgaCTCATCTGACGAGAAGAAGGATGACTCTACCAAGGCCGGCGACAAGGTCACCATCAAGGGCGAGAAGAAGATTCTCGGCAAGAGCAAGGGCTTCGGTTTCGTTTGCTTCAGCAACCCCGACGAGGCCACCAAGGCCGTCACCGACATGAACCAGCGTATGTTCGATGGCAAGCCCCTCTACGTCGCTCTTGCCCAGCGCAAGGATGTCCGCAAGAACCAGCTCGAGGCCACCATCCAGGCCCGCAACCAGCTCCGCatgcagcagcaacagcagcagcagtttGGTGGCATGCCCCAAATGTTCGTCGCTCCTGGCCAGCCCATGATGTTCCCTCCTGGCGGCCGTGGCCAGATGCCCTTCCCCGCCGGTATGCCCGGACAGCAGGGCGGTCGCGGTGGCTTCCCTGGCGGTCTGCCTCAGCAGGGTGGCCGTGGCGGCCCCAACGCCCAGCAGATGCCTCCCATGTACATGCCTCCCGGTATGGCTCCCGGTGGCTTCCCCGCTCCTTACATGACTCCTCAGTACATGCAGCTGGCTGCTCAGGCCCAGCAGGCTATGGGTGGTCGCGGCGGTCGCGGCGCTGGCCCATTGCCTGGCATGCCTGGTATGCCTCAGGGCCAGATGGCTCCCGCCATGCGCGGTGGTCAGGGCTTCCCTCAGCAGGGTGGCCGCGGCGGTCCTAACGGCCGTCCCGGTCAGGGCCCCCAGGCTGGCTTCCCTCAGGGTCGCCCTGCCGGAATCGACATGAACGTTCTCAATGCCGCTCCCCCTGGTCAGCAGAAGCAGATGCTCGGTGAGGCGCTCTACCCCAAGATCCACGAGATGCAGCCCGAGTTGGCCGGCAAGATCACTGGTATGCTCCTTGAGATGGACAACAGCGAGCTCATCAACCT CACTTCCGACGAGTCCGCTCTTCGCGCCAAGGTCGACGAAGCCATGAGCGTCTACGACGAATATGTCAAGAACAAGGACGGTGAGGGCGAGAAGGAGGCCCCCAAGGAGGAGACCAAGGAAGAGACCAAGGCTTAA